From a region of the Methanolobus tindarius DSM 2278 genome:
- a CDS encoding DUF2150 family protein: MSGTEGDVFHQDFYTAERWNNWVNQVKECDFKFDESDEPQGKEGAIFVNMEDDIILACLKIIAKCENGQISPETAMLSIADIRDIALAEIDPISEDADMMIESLQTSLMGSFAACEAYLSGDYDENAEISDLVKVALEAESSDDIEIAIGTVAEIGALVLSGKELTEKVMEEVPYGLVAEWLDGIDSIAAAMVGSDSYKNDEEDDES; encoded by the coding sequence ATGTCAGGGACGGAAGGTGATGTATTCCATCAGGACTTTTATACAGCGGAACGCTGGAACAACTGGGTCAACCAGGTAAAGGAATGTGATTTCAAATTCGATGAATCCGATGAGCCACAGGGAAAAGAAGGTGCAATCTTCGTAAATATGGAAGATGACATCATCCTTGCATGCCTCAAGATCATTGCAAAGTGTGAGAACGGGCAGATCTCACCGGAAACTGCAATGCTCTCCATCGCAGATATCAGGGATATAGCTCTTGCAGAGATTGATCCAATCTCTGAAGATGCGGACATGATGATCGAATCACTCCAGACATCCCTCATGGGAAGCTTTGCAGCATGCGAAGCATACCTGAGTGGAGATTATGACGAAAACGCAGAGATATCTGATCTCGTTAAGGTAGCTCTTGAAGCTGAAAGCTCTGATGACATAGAGATTGCTATTGGCACTGTTGCAGAGATAGGTGCCCTTGTTCTCAGCGGAAAGGAGCTTACTGAAAAGGTCATGGAAGAAGTTCCATACGGACTTGTTGCTGAATGGCTTGATGGAATTGACTCAATAGCAGCAGCGATGGTAGGCTCTGACAGCTATAAGAATGATGAAGAAGACGATGAGAGTTGA
- a CDS encoding UPF0179 family protein, with amino-acid sequence MTNDTTITLIGSRLAKEGEDFVFMGESRECKKCKLRRTCMNLEPGRKYRVAKIRGDTVHECFIHEGGVLTVDVETSPIVAAIESRKAVVGSKVSYELPKCKEFDDSVYDILYPEGLKEGDKCTVIKVLGPMEEGMVSGCSLKKVELKL; translated from the coding sequence ATGACAAATGATACTACCATTACACTTATAGGCTCAAGGCTTGCAAAAGAAGGCGAAGACTTCGTATTTATGGGTGAGTCCCGCGAGTGCAAAAAATGCAAGCTCAGGAGAACATGTATGAATCTGGAGCCTGGTAGAAAGTATCGTGTTGCAAAGATAAGAGGGGACACAGTTCATGAGTGTTTCATACACGAGGGCGGAGTACTCACCGTTGATGTCGAAACTTCACCAATAGTTGCAGCAATTGAATCACGCAAGGCTGTTGTAGGTTCAAAAGTAAGCTACGAACTTCCAAAATGTAAGGAGTTTGATGACAGCGTATATGATATCCTTTATCCTGAAGGTCTTAAAGAAGGGGACAAATGTACTGTCATTAAAGTACTTGGCCCAATGGAAGAGGGAATGGTGTCCGGATGCTCTCTTAAGAAGGTGGAACTGAAACTATAG